The sequence TTCCACTTCGCGTTCAATAATGCTGCGGTCGGTCTCAAAGGCCACCTCTTCCGGATCCTGCTTTATTTTAAACAGGTTGCGGGGACTAAATAACTTCTTTTCCTCCTCAAGCCCCGTGCCCAGCGCGTAAGTCTTGGCGCGCAGGTAGTTAAGTAGCTTGGTGGGGTTGTTACTATCGGGCACATCGGCAATATGTATCGGCTTACCGATGCGCAATTTAATGGTGTGGCCATGCTTGTTAAACAACTCGGATGGTAACTTGGCCGTACGCAGCGCCGGGTGGATCATGCTCAGCAGGTTGAACAATAACCCGTTGTTGCCATGGAAGTAAATAGGCACCACCGGTACCTTGGCCTTGGCAATAATTTTACCTACCACCGGGTGCCACTTGCGGTCGGTTACCTGTTGCTGTTCAATTTTATAGGTAGATACCTCGCCGGCCGGGAATATCCCGATGGGGGTGCCGTTCTTCAATAACTCCAGCGTGCTTTTCAACCCGCTGATGCTGGATGAATGGTCGATGTTCTCGAAGGGGTTTACGGCGATAAAGTAATCGCTCAGATTAGGGATCTTCTTCAGCAGGAAGTTGGCCATCAGCTTGGCATCGGGCCGGGCCATGCAAAGTATTTTTAATAATACCATACCCTCAATGCCGCCGTAAGGGTGGTTGGCAATGGCTATAAAGGCGCCATCAGAGGGAATGTTCTTCAGCTCGCGCTCGTCAAAATCAATAGTAACGCCCACGCCCTCTAAAATGGCGTCCACAAATTCGGGGCCTTGCTTGGGCTGGGCCTGGGCAAACAGATCGTTCACCTGGTTTATCTTCATGATCTCCATCAGCAAGGCTGCCAGGCCGGGCATTTTCAACTTATCCAGCTTGGTGGCTTTGGCAAATTCTTCTTTAGTGATGATCTTCATGTTTTCCGGTAGTAGCGTTTAATAGGTAAATATCCTTAAATTTTATTTAATTTACAGCACATAGCGTTCGCCCATGTCCTTATCGCCAAAAAAATACTTTTCGGTTACCAAAAAAGAGTGGAACGGTTTAGTTGTGCTGATGATCCTTATCGCATTGGTTTTAGTTGCACCGTACGTGTATCAATCATTTCACAAAAATGAGACCATTGATGTGAAGGACTTCAATGCCGCCGTAGCCCGGTTGAAGGGTACCGGGTTGGTAGACAGCAATACTACTGCAAACGCTACACCCTTTCGCTTTAACCCCAACAACCTGCCGCCCCAACAATGGGCAAAGTTGGGCCTTACCGAACAACAGATAGGCACCATTAAAAACTACGAAGCAAAAGGTGGTCACTTTAACAGCAAGGCCGATCTGAAGAAGATGTACAGCATCAGCGCCGAGGATTATAAGCGACTGGCTCCCTACATCGATCTGCCCGAAAAAGCGGGATACGTGGAAAAAACAAACGCCGTGGTAGAGATCAATAGCGCTGACACTTTAAAACTAATGCAGATCCGCGGTATAGGCAGCGGGTATGCCAGGCTCATCATCCGTTACCGCGACAGGCTGGGCGGCTTTTA comes from Mucilaginibacter mali and encodes:
- a CDS encoding helix-hairpin-helix domain-containing protein, yielding MSLSPKKYFSVTKKEWNGLVVLMILIALVLVAPYVYQSFHKNETIDVKDFNAAVARLKGTGLVDSNTTANATPFRFNPNNLPPQQWAKLGLTEQQIGTIKNYEAKGGHFNSKADLKKMYSISAEDYKRLAPYIDLPEKAGYVEKTNAVVEINSADTLKLMQIRGIGSGYARLIIRYRDRLGGFYKKEQLKEVAGLDSLTYQDIIPFIKVDEAKIIKIDLNKATQNSLAVFPYLSYKQRNAIVEYRNQHGDYKELADLKNIPIIDDVLLRKIEPYISLK
- a CDS encoding lysophospholipid acyltransferase family protein — encoded protein: MKIITKEEFAKATKLDKLKMPGLAALLMEIMKINQVNDLFAQAQPKQGPEFVDAILEGVGVTIDFDERELKNIPSDGAFIAIANHPYGGIEGMVLLKILCMARPDAKLMANFLLKKIPNLSDYFIAVNPFENIDHSSSISGLKSTLELLKNGTPIGIFPAGEVSTYKIEQQQVTDRKWHPVVGKIIAKAKVPVVPIYFHGNNGLLFNLLSMIHPALRTAKLPSELFNKHGHTIKLRIGKPIHIADVPDSNNPTKLLNYLRAKTYALGTGLEEEKKLFSPRNLFKIKQDPEEVAFETDRSIIEREVEPLREDHLVWTEKNYEVYIAPTSLIPNIIREIGRLREITFREVGEGTNKSIDLDEYDIYYHHLFIWDVETKLIVGAYRIGLGDEIFYSRGKKGFYTAEVFKIKGQFTSVLKRSLELGRSFIRAEYQGKALPLFLLWKGILKYLIDNPRYRYLIGPVSISNTFSKFSKSLIVDYITKNHFDHDMAQYVRPRKKFKVDFSKIDTDLLMAGADDSLKGLDSIISEVETRNMKVPVLLRQYIALNAKIICFNIDPKFADCLDGFLVLDLHNVPHEMLEKLGKNL